One Dromiciops gliroides isolate mDroGli1 chromosome 3, mDroGli1.pri, whole genome shotgun sequence DNA segment encodes these proteins:
- the LOC122747298 gene encoding LOW QUALITY PROTEIN: NPC intracellular cholesterol transporter 2-like (The sequence of the model RefSeq protein was modified relative to this genomic sequence to represent the inferred CDS: deleted 1 base in 1 codon): protein MAYSFSALGLLLLDLRVAALAELVCFLDCGSAVGKVEVVEVISCPIQPCRLHKGESYSVNVTFTSDIWSQTTALVYGIVFEVEVPFHIPEPDGSKYGINCLIEKGKTYNYLNKLPMKSEYPSMKLVVQWKLLDDKKNLGGGWIAVPGWRGALVVSHKGAEALLTVPSQKGALVLVAGGEWGT, encoded by the exons ATGGCCTACTCCTTCTCTGCCTTGGggctgctgctcctggacctcagGGTCGCCGCCCTGGCTGAGCTGGTTTGCTTTTTGGATTGCGGCTCTGCTGTTGGAAAAGTTGAGGTGGTGGAAGTGATCTCCTGCCCCATTCAGCCCTGCAGATTGCATAAAGGAGAATCCTACAGTGTCAATGTCACCTTCACCAGTGATATCTGGTCTCAGACCACCGCTTTAGTGTATGGCATTGTGTTTGAGGTTGAAGTACCTTTCCATATCCCTGAGCCTGATGGGTCTAAGTATGGCATTAACTGTCTCATTGAAAAAGGC AAGACCTATAACTACTTGAACAAACTGCCAATGAAGAGTGAATACCCCAGTATgaagctggtggtacagtggaagcTTTTGGATGACAAGAAAAATCttgggggcggctgg ATTGCAGTTCCAGGATGGCGAGGAGCACTTgtggtcagtcacaagggagcagaggCCCTGCTCACAGTCCCAAGCCAGAAAGGAGCACTAGTACTTGTAGCTGGAGGAGAGTGGGGAACCTGA